The Mycteria americana isolate JAX WOST 10 ecotype Jacksonville Zoo and Gardens chromosome 2, USCA_MyAme_1.0, whole genome shotgun sequence genome contains the following window.
AGGATGTTTACGCAGCTGGTTGGACAGCACAACCTTGTGGCCCACGTCCACTCTACAGAGCCACAGAGATTAAAGGGCCACTGGTGAGGTCTTCTGCTACCTACccatttatttcatattaaattgCAGGACCCttcaaataattacttttataGCTGCACCTTTTCCTAGGACTATTAATTTTTTACTGGAGAGCATAGCTTGTAATCAAGGTAAtcaatttcaagaagaaaaaaaaatcttgttcttaCTGTGTCCAGTATTTTGAATGCTGTGTCTACATTGTATTGCACAGAAATACCTGCGTTATTTCATTATGCTAAAAACATCGGGTTTTTTCATCCCTTTTGCAAAGATTCTATATGATAgttctgaagaaagaaatataaaagctgCAATTAATTAAATTGCAATATACTAAGGTGTGGTGTGCTGagcttggctggctgccaggtgcccaccctgccgctctctcactccccctcctcaacaggacagaaggagaaaatatgacaaaaagctcATGGATCAacataaggacagggagatcacacagcagttaccgtcatgggcaaaacagactcgacttggggaaattaatttaatttcttgccaattaaacagagtaggataatgagaaataataacaaatctaaaaacaccttccccccacccctcccttcttcctggctCAACTTCATTCCAAACTCTTGTACCCATATGTCCTGACTTAAACCACAGTTTGTTATAATGCGTATTTATGTAGGTTCTGAATTGCCAAATTTAGTCAAGCTGTAGGACTACTTGTTTGAGCAGGTAACTTCTCCTTGCAATGAGCGTAAAAGAGGTATCCTCTGTATAGCAGTGACTGAAAAGCTCTCAGagtgtatttgttttcctcttgtgaAGAACAGCTTTGTTTATGACTCAGGGCTAAACTATTCAGGAAGTCAGAAAGCAGTACTTTGGAGCACGCGTTTGCAACACGCTAGTCCTAACCTGGTGGCCTAGCACACACGGGGCAAAGCTAGATGCTGAGGTGGGATAATCACACCCGTTTCTTGTCCTTCTTAAAACTGCAGGCTCTTAAGAATGAGGCTTTTAATCCATGACCTTGATTTTATTGGGTGTAATGACATAGTGACAAAGTGTAATATACCATCCTTGAGTATCCGAGGTATTGTGCTAAGACCCTCGGATGCTCAAAACATGAGACTATCACTGCAATATGGCTCTCCAAGTTGTGCCTTGTGGTTTCTAACTTCCAATATACTCGATTCAAGGGCTGAGAGGTCTGCCAGATGGTCTTGTTGCCCTCGGGATACATTGAACTCCTGAACCCTGACACAGTTTCAGAAACAATGTCCTTGTTGACCTTCACTTTCGCCACATAAAAAGTCAGATTAGCCTGAATGTTTTTGGTTTTAGCAGCATTTTAGATTTTACACACAGAAGAACTTTCCGATGCACAGAAAGAATGGTAATTCATAAATCCAGCACATACATACATGCTTTCAGCATGGAGGACTATGTATGAGCTGCTCTTAAAATATGCGTCAtgcaacaaaatatttgcagcccGTACAACATCAACACAATATGCATACACAAAATGTAATGTAACTTGCAGGTACGGTGTTGTACAACTGCTCAAGAGActtttgcattcatttcttttcaaatgaaatacaaattttatatttacatacattgaCCTTATTGTGTTCATTATTTTGATGCAGCTATTTTTGAATTAAATTATGTACTAAGAGTTTTAAGTAGCACAAGCCCGAATTCTTAGCTTGAAGCAATGTACATGGATATAATGTAATAAGCCACATTACAAAGAGGAGAATGGagttgaggaagaagaaaagggtcCCATCTGGCATGCCTTCCCGGAAGAAATTCACTTTACTGCTTTAATACATTACAAGTTTATTTGTTAAATGCATAAAACAGtgcaatataaaatatatttctatgtCATGACAAAAACAAGCTTTATAGCATTATTATTACAGTGCAACAGAAGCATTTTGAATATGTGTTCACTCCATCAGTATATACTCATGTAAGGTGCTACGGCCCTAGCAAATTGATGTCCATGGACAAATCTTAGCTGTTAAAATGCTGCAGGTCAGAGTCTTAGCTCGTGGAAATCAGTTGATTGATACACACTCAGAATCTGAACCTATgtctttctatttatttcctattaaattattattatttggtttggtatttttgttgttgttgttgttattattattattattattattattattattattattattttctatggTGGTAACAGTTACTTAGTAACTGTAGCAAAATGAGGCTTTCATTTTTCACACCAAAGTACCAATAAATCCTCTCCCAAAGAGCACACAACCTACAAGGCAGGACATAAGCTCACAAATAACAAATTCATTGGCATATTTGCAATTCCTAATAATAATCTTCATTATTGACAACACCCTCAAATACAGGCAGAAATGCAAACAGGAACAACTTTACTGATATGTAAATGccagacataaggaaaaaaaatgcagcatgagAAACcgtaaaaaagaaataatataaaatgaagtAACAGTTTTGCTCAGTGTGTATTGAAATGTACAAAGAGGTTTACAAAACAATGCAGCTAATTcacaaaaaaatacaccaaagaGCAGATTCTGCAGAGCTGGACTAAATTGGCCATACCTGTATTCTGTACCAGTGTGGTTTATTCCATATCATTGAACtcaaaaatgttaatgtttgtgTGGTTTGCCTTCTAGGAGTACAAAACAGACTTGCTCACAGACTAGGAACATTATAAGCTAAGGGATGCCATAAATATTATCATCATGCTTGCTACTGTTCCCTTCAACATGAACACTCCCACTATATAAAGCACTACATGATATATACTCAAGAATGGCCCTGAAATTCAGCTGAACACAGCGAGAAACGGGAGAGTAAAATACAAGATGTAATGacaacaaaataatagtaatggaAAGTATGAGATAATGTACAGGGGGTTATAAATCCATATCTTGAAATtcttctttcattctctttttctaaataaGGTGCTATATTAAAGTGGAGTAAGAGCTTAATCACTGGGGACAGAAACATGAAATTCTAGTAGTCCTCTGTTTGTAGATGCATCAGTTAATCATTACTCAACAAGTGGTTTTACTTTGCTAGAATTACAGTTCACAATTATCCTAAGCTTGATACTTGAGTTAACAGAAGCTGCAAATACTAATTACCTCTGAAAGTCTGGATTTCAACATTTAGGTTAGAAAATATTGTCTTCAATATTTCATCAGACAGATTGTGGCTTCAATTTTTCATCCAACAGGACTGAACATATTATTGTGCctcttttcagagaaacaatGCAAGGCTTGCTTTTATGTCCATTGGAATATATGGAAGGCAACTGCCAAAGCCAACCAGTCTGGTAACTAAATAGAACTTTCTTAATTCAGCATTAATGAATATCACAGAGGGCAGATCTTAACAGATCCCGAGCATCTTACTTTTAGCCCTTGAACTCCAATTGCCAAATTGTCCCAGAAATTCCCCCTTTCCAGATCAGAACAATACTAATTTACAGGTTATATTTATTCATAGACAGATTATAGCGATTAATTTTAGACAAAATTTTTGGCAAGCTGAATCAGCTTTTTCTTCACTTCACAGTGAAGTAACTAGTTTACAGTGaactcatttttttctagttttcagcATAATTGCTTTGATGACTGCAGGGTAATTGCTGTCTTAGACTTTTCTCTCACTATAGGATTTCATTTTCCAGATTATTCTTCCAGGAGATTATTTAAACACTAAAGATTTTTATAATCCTTTAGTTTAAAAAGTGCATTTAGTAAAGGACCTGTTATAACTAGCAATAAAATAGgtaacacaaaatatttatacatattacACAATGATATTTGCTTTCAATTGTCTCCATAGTTAGagtaaataaagcagaattatttaataCTGACAAAATTATTCAGATGTATTAACTACAAGTAAATATGAGTATTATAACTACTATTACAGTTACATCAGTGTTATGAAGAGGAACATTCTATTGTCACCATTTATTGAAACTATAAAACCTGGTCTTGTGACATCAGATGGTCTGTCTTCATATAAAGTCAATTTAATGCACTGGGCAAAAGTAAATTACTATGCAAAATTGGTAATTTGGGTGCAATTTCCCTCTTTGAGCTCTTAATGGTGAGCTATTGATGCTTATCTTCAAAATATAACCCTCATATATTTACACTTTGAAAGAGGAATGTACATTTTAACTTAATTTCAAGTACCCTTTTCCTCACTGCATCACTTGTTCCGATTTTTGATGCTAGAAATACAGCTATAACCGGCTTGAGCTTGGCTTAGACAGACAGTTGGACAGACGGTGGTGTTCCAGTTTTGTTGATTCTTTCTTCCACCTGAACCTTTCGTTTGTGTGCTTTCGCTGCAGAGTTTTCAAATCCCTGTCATTATGCCTGCCAGCCTGATTGCACCCCATGGGCAGAGCTAGCCCTCCCACAGGCAGCATTGCATCTCTGATTTACCAGCTGGGGCTGTGCTAGCATTGCTTTTAGCACAACAGGGGACAAGTAGACTAGAAGCAGCACTAGTTATAGAATGATTTGGTGGGCAATAGCATCCTCACTCATTACCATCATTTTGTTGCACGGGAAGATGAAATCCATGCTCTCCTAGCTAAACTGGTATACAGAGAGATATTCTAAGAAGCAGCTTATTAAAAGCTCGGAGTCACAAGATAACAGTTTTTGGTAACCCACAGGTTCTATGTGTAATTTAGTCTCTGTTGTAGCAAAGATCCAAGCTGAAAAGTAGGGCTCAGTGTTTCCAAAGTAAAGTTAAGTTAATACCTGCAGGTCTCATATTTTTGTACGTGAATCCAGGTAATTCAGATTCATCGTTGCTTCTCCACATCCTGATTCCTGGTTTTCTGAAGAGTCCTTTCCTTCcaataatatttctttcttccttttgttttctcttttcttaatgcGCAGCGTAAAGGTCAAAAGGCAGTGCACACACGATACAGTAGAGTTTCTGAAATACATTGCCGCATGTTCTCAGCCACTATTCAAATCCATTATCTTTGACAGCATGTTGTTACAAGATATTAATATGTAAAGTAATGGAAAACTTCATCTGTTTACCAAAAACTGAACGGGACTTGAAAACACTATTTACCATCAATTTCCTATCAAAATGCTTGTAGGACCCCATGCTTGTAGGACTTCCTTAACATCTAGGCTAGAGGTACAGCAATCATTTTGCATGACTGCTTTCAAATAGTCAGCAAGAAGTATGGCCTCACCCACAGTTTgaccagaataaaaataaagctaaaattaattgtattttgaaGAACTAATActaacatttctgttatttttttccacagtaataTGTGTAATGGTAACCATAAGGAGGTATCCAGTAGTTTGATGCTGAAGagctgaggaaaataaatttgaggaggaggaaaaatgaaaactgttagtGAACTCATTTTGAAATATACAGAAGTAACTACTCTGCCTTTAAGTTTTTAAGAAAGGCAAGAGACAAGCTTGTTTTGAAATGCTGGAGGTCCTGTCTCGCAGTAACGTGTGCCAGTCTGTATTTAGTTTACTCCTGCTAGGCAACAAGTCCCAGGTTCTCCACTCCATCCTGTAGTCCCTGCTTTGGTTAATATTGATACTGGCTTTCAAAATCAGAGTCACCTTTAAAGCTCTGCTGTGGCAGCCCTTACATAAACAGTTCCACTGACTTTATGAAGTGCCATATCTAGCATCCACTGCTTGGCACGCTGGATAAGTAGGATGTATTTTTCATCATAGGCTTTAGTAAGTCTGCAAAGTGATCAAACGCCTGCATACCATTCTAAAATGTTTTGCTCTCAGGATGAACATCCTCTTTCTGAGGGCTGACTGAAAGGTTTTCCAGGTTGCAtgtgcagctgtgcagatgcctttAGATCTCAGAAGCTGAACTGCACTCAACCAGCAAACTGATGAACAAGGCTGTTTTATCCACAttataaggaaaacaaatgcGGGCACAGCTCCACTTGgttccttcttttcatttttatcttttcaaagtaAAGAGATAAAGGAAATAACGGAGCCAGGGCTGGGATGGCCAGGTCCAAGTACAAATAAATCAGTGCTCTTGTTTTAAGGGTTCTGAGCTGCACCAAGACTTAGAAATGCTTGATAAACAGAAACTGGAGACTGAGGATGAGGCTTGACTGAAAAAGAATAGGGAAAAGAAGAATCTGTAAGTGTTTTCCAGATATTCTGGACTGATACATGTTGATGCTGCTTCACTCCTTCAGTGGAATGGTACCAAACTAGAGCAGTACAGCACCTGGGCCTACTGTTCAGTTTAAACTTGGAAAAAGGAAGACTTGCTTTGCCCATtactgaaaaacatgttttctctggACTGAAGCACAGCACTTGTTAAACAGCTTACACTATTTAGCAACTGttgtcaaaaaataaaaaaatatttcatccaaataaaatgaaaaaggagttTTAGACAGCAAAGTGGAGTAATTCACAGTGGAAACTGGCAAGGGTCCCGCAGCTAAAccttcttttaatgaaaagtcCAGGGAGCCTTTCTGGCATGCTTGAACCCTGTTTCTAATAGGGCTCACCCCAAAAAGCATGGAATTCTTTCTAAACTTAAACATATACTCAcccattattctttctttccaattatttcctgggggcggggggggggagaaataaaGCATACATTTTTGTATGTCTTGATTTAAACCACAGTTTGTTATAATGCGTATTTATGTAGGTTCTGAATTGCCAAATTTAGTCAAGCTGTAGGACTACTTGTTTGAGCAGGTAACTTCTCCTTGCAATGAGCGTAAAAGAGGTATCCTCTGTATAGCAGTGACTGAAAAGCTCTCAGagtgtatttgttttcctcttgtgaAGAACAGCTTTGTTTATGACTCAGGGCTGAACTATTCAGGAAGTCAGAAAGCAGTACTTTGGAGCACGCGTTTGCAACACGCTAGTCCTAACCTGGTGGCCTTGATTTTACTGGGACTAATGACAGAGTAACAAAGTGTAACGTACCATCCTTGAGTATCTGAGGTGGTGTGCTAAGACCTTTGGATGCTCAAAACATGAGACTATCACTGCAATATGGCTCTCCAAGTTGTGCCTGGTTGTTTCTAACTTCCAATATACTCGATTCAAAGGCTAAGAGGTCTGCCAGATGATCTTGTTGCTGTCGGGATACATTGAACTCCTGAACCCTGACACAGTTTCAGAAACAAACAATATCCTTTTGAGCTTCACTTTCAccaaataaaaattcagataaGCCCGAACGTTTTTAGTCTTAGCAGCATATTAGATTTTACACACTCAGAAGAATTTTCTGCTGCGTAAAAAGTGAAAGAACGGTAATTCATAAATCCTGCACATAGATACATGCTTTCAGCATGGAGGCCCATGTATGAGCTTGctctaaaaatataattcagaCCTTCTAAATATGTAAGTCTTTTTCTCCAGAAGGATTTAGAAGCTACAGCTCTGCGCAAAACTTTGAAATAAAGCAGTCTGAAACAGCAACATCAGCACCTTTATTCAACTGATCAGACTGAGTTAATACTTCTTTCTAAGACATTTATCAGGCTACAGTGTAAGCCAAAGGCAAAGCTTTGTCCTGAACCTAATGGTGCATTGGGTTCGTGGGGCCAAGTCATATCAATTCTGTAGTCCCTGGAAGGCAGTGATGGGGCTAGCACCATAgttagctggttttattttttccagtcaaaCAAAACGGCTTGGTTTGGTGGCCTGGGAGTGGACTTCAGTGCAGGCTTGAAAGCACACCTTGGGATTCGTAATAAGTTACTATCCTTGCTTTGTCTCTGCATCTTTATGTTATGCCATATTAggtttatcttccttttctgttaaaaaataggTGTTACTACATTTATTGCACATTATGAAAaggcagtttttaaaaacaaacagaaagtttATATGAATACAAATCAGCAACAGGAAAAGCCAAATCCTCCATCAGTAACTTCAGATCATGCCTTCTATCTTTTGACATGAAAACAAGAGGAGGaatctctccttcctcttcttaaTATAACATTTCTAAGTTCCTCTATTCATCACATGACACTGGAGCCACTTACCAAAACTTAGTTGTTTTGAAAGATGTGTCAAGACTGAAGAAAGATGACACAGCAGCATCTTGGGACAAAAGAACTgtgaaattcaaatgcaaaatcctgTAACTGATTGAAGGTTACATTCGGTCCCCATATGCCCACATATGGCTCTTATTAGCATCAATAAGAGCTGTGGATATACATCCAAGGATGGATTTTGGTCCTCAGATGTGACTTAGTAAAATCTTGTGTGTTGAATATAAAGAAAGTCTGTACTTACAAACTAAAATTATCAGCAACAAAGTGGCAGACAATCCTCCCAGAAAATATCTGAGAATATAACAATACCCATAAAGGTTAGAAAAAACCAAGGGATGCATATTGGGTTAATAGAGGTGAAGCCTgggtgagaggaggagagaaggttCTTGCAGATGAACCCTCTGAACTCTGGTAGGTGAACTGTAATTTGAAACTTTAAATTACTTAAGCTATTGGGGATAATCTCCTAGAAAGAAAGACCTCAGCGCTCCCAGACGGAGAGAAACACCCATATTGGTCACTTAGGAAGACATGGATCCATTCTGATTCTTCTCAGCCTTTCAAAACCCCTGTCCAAGCACACTTGACAAAGCAGTTTTCATATCTGCAtacatatttcttatttttgtgcaTATCTGTATAGCTCAGATATTTGCCTGCATCGACTAtcatgtgaaaatatattttcacagtaAGATATATCTAACTTTGAAAATGTGAGCCTTAATTTACGTTTTATTCACCAGTTGAAATGGACTAAGCATTAATATCAgaaacaacaaataaaagaaataaaaattaccttGTACATACTGAAATGATTAAACATGTGATCAGTGCAACCGTCTGAGAAAGGACATTTCGCACCGTCCTggattctaaaacaaaaaaaaggaaagtaatttttatgaGTTTTCAGGAAAGTAAATATATGACAGGAGGTGTTTGCAAAGACTACCTTCAGCCGGTGAGGCCAGTCTCTTCCGTTTCTTTTTAAGAGAATTCGCCTAGAGTGATTCAAAGTGGAAACCTAATTTTCATGCTCTGGGTGTCTCTcaggagtttttttcccccacaagcaTAGAGACACTGTGCCCTCCATGCTCTCAGAAAACAAGCCTTTCTGAATAATTGCCCGTTTCAGTTTTTGTTCCCATGCcctttcctccattttcctcttcactgcacttttttctttttccatttatcaCTGAACATAGGACAGGAAAAGATCTGAGCAGAGAGGAGTAAACAAGTAAATAccaattttaagatttttttatttttaatcggtcatttaaaatgtatgcttcaggaaataaattctgttctGCAAGGGGccataagaatatttttaataggagtATTTTCAGTTCACTCTAAAAATGAGGCGTATCAGAATAGGAATGTAACATACCTGCATTGCTCATAGtctcttcatttgcatttatcaTTAATGGAGAGCAGGATTTTGAAGCACAAAATGGTTTCTCAGGCTGAAGAAAATCATCATCTTTGGTGAGAGAGGCTCTGTTAGATGCTGGAGTTTGCCTTTGTGGCACATGGCTATTACATTCAGAAGAAAAGT
Protein-coding sequences here:
- the TMEM71 gene encoding transmembrane protein 71 translates to MKQSFSRCMEYHMLHQHQEQVQQRLMENIDAASHNVFFQVMLVPFWMMTLPMKDSFLSDEEGNITLALSQTSVTYKENLVRVFRRRKKIRRSLASLFNLGASGSWLSSTILSNTDSSHADDPWPVEASQSDSDFSSECNSHVPQRQTPASNRASLTKDDDFLQPEKPFCASKSCSPLMINANEETMSNAESRTVRNVLSQTVALITCLIISVCTRYFLGGLSATLLLIILVFLLSQDAAVSSFFSLDTSFKTTKFWVQEFNVSRQQQDHLADLLAFESSILEVRNNQAQLGEPYCSDSLMF